A DNA window from Bos javanicus breed banteng chromosome 10, ARS-OSU_banteng_1.0, whole genome shotgun sequence contains the following coding sequences:
- the NFATC4 gene encoding nuclear factor of activated T-cells, cytoplasmic 4 produces the protein MGAASCEDEELEFKLVFGEEKEAPPLGAGGAGEELDSEDTPPCCRLALGEPPPYGAAPIGIPRPPPPRPGMHSPPPRPAPSPGTWESQPARSVRLGGPGGSSGGAGGGRVLECPSIRITSISPTPDPPAALEDNPDPWGEGSPRDYPPPEGFGGYREAGGQGGGPFFSPSPGSSSLSSWSFFSDASDEAALYAACDEVESELNEAASRFGLGSPLPSPRASPRPWTPDDPWSLYGPSPGGRGPEDSWLLLSAPGPTPASPRPASPCGKRRYSSSGTPSSASPALSRRGSLGEEGPEPPPPPPLPLVRDPGSPGPFDYVGAPSAESIPQKTRRTSSEQAVALSRSEEPAPCNGKLPSGAEEAGAPPGGPRKEAAGMDYLAVPSPLAWSKARIGGHSPIFRTSALPPLDWPLPSQYEQLELRIEVQPRAHHRAHYETEGSRGAVKAAPGGHPVVKLLGYSEKPLTLQMFIGTADERNLRPHAFYQVHRITGKMVATASYEAVVSGTKVLEMTLLPENNMAANIDCAGILKLRNSDIELRKGETDIGRKNTRVRLVFRVHVPQGSGKVVSVQTASVPIECSQRSAQELPQVEAYSPSACSVRGGEELVLTGSNFLPDSKVVFIERGPDGKLQWEEEATVNRLQSNEVTLTLAVPEYSNKRVSRPVQVYFYVSNGRRKRSPTQSFKFLPVIFKEEPLPDASLRGFPSASGPPFGSDMDFSPPRPPYPSYPHEDPAYETPYLSEGFSYGTPPLYPQTGPPPSYRPGLRMFPETGGATGCARPPPVSLLPRPFPSDPYGGRGSPFPLGLQFPPPSPFRPPMPSSPPLEGPFPPQGSVHPPPAEGYSEVGPSYGPGEGAPEQEKSRGGYGSGFRDSVPIQGITLEEVSEIIGRDLSGFPAPPGEEPPA, from the exons ATGGGGGCAGCGAGCTGCGAGGATGAGGAGCTGGAGTTTAAGCTGGTGTTCGGGGAGGAAAAGGAGGCCCCCCCGCTGGGCGCGGGTGGGGCGGGGGAAG AACTGGACTCAGAGGACACCCCACCATGCTGCCGTCTGGCCCTGGGGGAGCCCCCTCCCTATGGCGCTGCTCCCATTGGCATTCCCCGGCCTCCACCCCCTCGGCCTGGCATGCACTCCCCACCACCCCGCCCGGCCCCCTCACCTGGCACTTGGGAGAGCCAGCCAGCCCGGTCAGTGAGGCTGGGGGGGCCAGGAGGGAGCTCcgggggggctgggggaggccgTGTTCTTGAGTGCCCCAGCATCCGCATCACCTCTATCTCTCCCACTCCCGACCCACCAGCTGCGCTGGAGGACAACCCAGATCCTTGGGGGGAAGGCTCCCCCAGGGACTACCCCCCACCGGAAGGCTTTGGAGGCTACCGAGAGgcaggggggcagggtgggggcccgTTCTTCAGTCCGAGCCCGGGCAGCAGCAGCCTGTCCTCCTGGAGCTTCTTCTCGGATGCCTCGGACGAGGCAGCCTTGTATGCGGCCTGTGACGAGGTGGAGTCTGAGCTAAATGAGGCAGCCTCCCGGTTTGGCCTGGGCTCCCCACTGCCCTCACCCCGGGCCTCCCCAAGGCCGTGGACCCCCGATGACCCCTGGAGCCTGTATGGTCCGAGTCCTGGAGGCCGGGGGCCAGAGGATAGCTGGCTACTCCTCAGCGCTCCTGGGcccaccccagcctccccacGACCTGCCTCTCCATGTGGCAAGAGGCGCTATTCCAGCTCCGGAACCCCATCTTCGGCCTCCCCAGCTCTGTCCCGCCGAGGCAGCCTAGGGGAGGAGGGGCCTGAACCACCTCCACCACCCCCCTTGCCTCTGGTCCGGGACCCTGGCTCCCCTGGCCCCTTTGACTATGTGGGAGCCCCATCAGCCGAAAGCATCCCCCAGAAGACCCGGAGGACTTCCAGCGAGCAGGCGGTGGCTCTGTCTCGGTCTGAGGAGCCTGCCCCATGCAATGGGAAGCTGCCCTCGGGAGCAGAGGAGGCCGGGGCTCCTCCTGGGGGTCCTCGGAAGGAGGCGGCTGGCATGGACTACCTGGCGGTGCCTTCTCCACTGGCGTGGTCCAAGGCCCGGATCGGGGGACACAGCCCCATCTTCAG GACCTCTGCCCTACCCCCACTCGACTGGCCTTTGCCCAGCCAGTATGAGCAGCTGGAGCTGAGGATCGAGGTACAGCCCAGAGCCCACCACCGGGCCCACTATGAGACAGAGGGCAGCCGGGGAGCTGTCAAAGCAGCCCCTGGTGGTCACCCTGTAGTGAAG CTCCTGGGCTACAGCGAGaagcccctgaccctgcagaTGTTCATCGGCACGGCGGACGAGAGGAACCTGCGGCCCCACGCTTTCTATCAGGTGCACCGCATCACCGGCAAGATGGTGGCCACGGCCAGCTACGAAGCCGTAGTCAGCGGCACCAAGGTGCTGGAGATGACCCTGCTCCCTGAGAACAACATGGCAGCCAA CATTGACTGTGCCGGAATCCTGAAGCTGCGGAATTCAGATATTGAACTGCGGAAGGGCGAGACGGACATTGGGCGCAAGAACACACGCGTGCGGCTGGTGTTCCGAGTACACGTGCCCCAAGGCAGCGGGAAGGTTGTCTCGGTGCAGACAGCATCGGTACCCATCGAGTGCT CCCAGCGATCAGCTCAGGAGCTGCCCCAGGTGGAGGCCTACAGCCCCAGTGCCTGCTCtgtcaggggaggggaggagctcGTGCTGACTGGCTCCAACTTCCTGCCAGACTCCAAGGTGGTGTTCATCGAGAGGGGCCCTG ATGGAAAGTTGCAATGGGAGGAGGAGGCCACGGTGAACCGGTTGCAGAGCAATGAG GTGACTCTGACCCTGGCCGTCCCTGAGTACAGCAACAAGCGCGTGTCCCGGCCGGTCCAGGTCTACTTTTACGTCTCCAATGGGCGGAGGAAGCGCAGTCCTACCCAGAGTTTCAAGTTCCTGCCTG TGATCTTCAAGGAGGAGCCTCTGCCGGATGCATCTCTCCGGGGCTTCCCCTCAGCATCGGGCCCCCCCTTTGGCTCTGACATGGACTTCTCACCACCCAGGCCCCCCTACCCCTCCTATCCCCATGAAGACCCTGCTTATGAAACTCCTTACCTGTCAGAAGGCTTCAGCTATGGCACGCCCCCTCTGTACCCCCAGACGGGGCCCCCACCATCCTACAGACCCGGCCTGCGGATGTTCCCTGAGACTGGGGGTGCCACAGGTTGTGCCCGCCCACCTCCAGTCTCTCTCCTTCCCCGGCCCTTCCCTAGTGACCCCTATGGAGGACGGGGCTCCCCCTTTCCCCTGGGGCTGcagttccctcctccctcccccttccggCCCCCGATGCCTTCATCCCCACCACTTGAaggccccttccctccccagggcaGTGTTCACCCCCCACCTGCTGAGGGATACAGTGAGGTAGGGCCAAGCTAcggccctggggagggggctccgGAGCAGGAGAAATCCAGGGGTGGCTACGGCAGCGGCTTCCGAGACAGTGTCCCTATCCAGGGTATCACGCTGGAGGAAG